In Pedobacter sp. WC2423, the following are encoded in one genomic region:
- the miaA gene encoding tRNA (adenosine(37)-N6)-dimethylallyltransferase MiaA: MAKNKTLIVIAGPTAIGKTALAITLAQHFRTEIISADSRQFFKEMSIGTAKPHADELAAAKHHFIDSHSINTFFSTGDFEKQALGLLDQIFTKHDLAIMVGGSGLYLDAVTKGLDELPDTDMEIRNQLNQLFETEGLEPIKAQLEAVDPEYYAKVDQANTQRLIRGLEFFLSTGKKVSSFLTNSKKERSFNIIKIGLNMERPLLYERINHRVDVMLEQGLLEEVKSLIEFRELNALKTVGYAELFDYLDGTITYDTAVDKIKQNTRRFAKRQLTWFRRDIQIHWFSPDQSAEVINFLERSIKN; this comes from the coding sequence ATGGCAAAAAATAAAACATTAATTGTAATTGCAGGGCCAACGGCAATAGGTAAAACAGCTTTAGCTATTACGCTGGCCCAGCATTTCAGGACAGAAATCATCTCTGCTGATTCCAGACAGTTTTTCAAAGAGATGTCAATAGGAACCGCAAAGCCCCATGCAGATGAGCTTGCTGCCGCTAAACATCATTTTATTGATTCCCACTCTATTAATACCTTCTTCAGTACCGGAGATTTCGAAAAACAAGCTTTAGGGCTATTGGATCAAATCTTTACCAAACATGATCTGGCAATTATGGTTGGAGGATCTGGTTTATACCTGGATGCTGTAACTAAAGGACTTGATGAATTGCCGGATACAGACATGGAAATCAGGAATCAGCTGAATCAGCTGTTTGAAACAGAAGGATTGGAACCTATCAAAGCTCAGCTTGAAGCAGTTGATCCAGAATACTATGCAAAAGTAGATCAGGCCAATACACAGCGTCTCATCCGCGGACTGGAATTTTTCCTGTCTACAGGAAAAAAAGTCTCTTCATTTTTAACAAACAGTAAGAAAGAAAGGTCTTTTAACATCATAAAGATCGGCTTGAATATGGAAAGACCTCTTTTATATGAGCGCATTAATCATCGTGTAGATGTAATGCTGGAGCAGGGTCTGTTAGAAGAAGTAAAATCCTTAATTGAATTCAGAGAGCTGAATGCACTGAAAACTGTTGGATATGCAGAGCTTTTTGATTATCTGGATGGTACAATTACTTATGATACTGCGGTAGATAAGATCAAACAGAACACCAGGCGATTTGCAAAGCGCCAGCTGACCTGGTTTAGAAGAGATATACAAATCCATTGGTTCTCTCCTGATCAGTCGGCAGAAGTCATCAATTTCCTCGAACGATCAATAAAAAATTAA